In the Sedimentisphaera cyanobacteriorum genome, GCAAACGCCTATGGACACGGTATCAGGGAAGTTGCTAACCTGCTGAAAGATGAGGATGTGGATTTTTTTGCAGTTGCGAGTATTTTTGAGGCTGTTTACATAAAGCCTTTGATTAGTCGTCAAAACATCCTTGTATTCGAGCCGCTTAATATCTGCACACCCGCCAAATATATAGATTTCGCTTGCAGAAATGATGTACACTGGGCAATATGCTCACTCGAAGCAGCTAAAAGGGCATCGCAGCTTGCCGGCGGGAAAAAGCTGAAACTGCATATCAATATAGAAACCGGAATGGGAAGGCTCGGGCTCGAACCAACTCAGGCAGAAGAGCTTATAAACTTCATAGCAGACTCGCCCAAACTCGAATTGGCAGGGATTTACACGCATTTCGCAACCGCGGACGAAGATGACCTCTCTTTCGCTTATGAACAGCTCGAAAATTTTAAGCGATTTATTAAAACCAATCAGAACTTCTTAGATGAAAACGTAATCCGGCATGCCGCAAACAGCGCCGCATGCATTAAGATACCAGAATCTCATTTTGATATGGTAAGATGCGGGATCAGTATGTACGGTTATTTCTCCAGATCGCAGAGACACGCCCCCGTAAATTTGAGCCCTGTGATGAAGCTTGAGGCGCCGATAGTGCATATCAAAAAGCTGCCTGCGGGCAGGTCTGTAAGCTACGGGCGGTCTTATTTCACCAAACGTGAAACGGCAACGGCGATAATCCCCTCCGGCTATGCAGACGGGTATTCAAGGCTTTATTCGAATAATGCTTTTGTGAGGATAGGCGAAAAGTTTGCTCCTGTTATAGGCAGGGTATGTATGGATCAGATAATGGCCGATGTAACAGATATCCCTGAAGCGAAGGTAGGCCAGTTCGCTGTTATAATAGACAACGACCAGAGCTCTCCGGCAGGTGCCTACTGCCTTGCGAATGCCTCAAACACAATCTGCTATGAGATACTAATCAGCGTACATGAACACGTAAGACGAACAGTAATCTGACTATTTTTTCGTTTTGGGAAAGTTTTTATCAGGGTCTTCTGGATTTATCGCTGATAATTTGTTAAACTCATACCTTCGAAGCTAAAGCGGAATGTATTGATTGACAGTCAATTTGTTATTACTAAAATTTCGATTCTGTTCTTATTTTATTCAAATTTTTATCTTTCAGAGGACAATAAAAATGACAAAGGGACAACCAATAGACAGTCATCGGAGCGTAAATCATAATCCGAAAATAAACAAGTTTTTTAAAACCGTTATCTCATACAAAGCGAGCGACCTCCATCTTAAAGTAGGCCTTCCGCCTAAGATGCGTATAGACGGTGTTCTCAAGAAGATGAAGGCAGACGTAATCACAGAAGAGACAATGGAAGATCTTATCTTCGATCTTCTCACAGAAGAGCAGAAAAAATTCTTCCTCAAGCGCGGCTCAATAGACTTTGCCCACGCCCTAACTGAGATTGACAGATTCCGTGTGAACGTATTCCGCCAGAAGGGATACATAGGGCTTGTTGCAAGGCGTATTGATTCGAATATCCCGCCTTTTGAAAAGCTGAACCTGCCCCCCATTATTCGAGATATAGCAGAATATCCCACTGGGCTTGTGCTTGTGGTAGGGCCTACCGGCTCAGGCAAGAGTACTACAATTGCATCAATGATAGACAAAATCAACAGAGAGCGTGCCTGCCATATAGTAACCGTTGAGGATCCTATCGAATATGTCCATCAGGACAGAAAGGCCAATGTTAATCAGCGTGAGGTGGGCATAGACTGTGTTGACTTTAAGGACGCTCTGCGTAGCCTTATGAGGCAGGATCCGGATGTAGTGCTTGTGGGTGAAATTCGAGACGTGGAAACGCTGGAAGCAGCTATGCAGGCGGCAGAGACAGGCCATCTTGTATTTGGTACACTTCACGCAGCAAGCGCTTCTCAGACTATACAGCGTATTCTAGATATGTTCCCGCAGGAAGAAAGGGAACTTGCAAGGCAGACATTTGCACTTACTATCAGGGGAATCATCGCCCAGATGCTGCTTCCGAGTATTGACCCGAAAGTTAAGAGGGTTCCGGCGCTTGAGATTATGGTAGCAAATCCATCGGTGAGGAAGCTGCTGAAAGAGGAAAGGGAAGATGACATCCCTTCTGTAATACGCTCATCACAAAATGAAGGTATGCAGGACTTGACAGAAAGCCTGAGAATACTTATAGAAAAAGAACTTATAGACCTCGACAACGCCCTGGTATACGCACCGAACAAAGAAGAGCTGAGGATGGCAATAAAAGGAATCAGAGCTAATTCAAGCGCAATTCTCTAATGTGCAGCAGGGTAGGCTTTGAAAACTAAATACAAACAGATTAACGGAGCATAATAGATGTATTACTTATCCCTTTTAGCAGATATATCCTTCTCCGGCTATATTGCGATCTACAAATTTATACCATTTGTTTTGCTGTTTTATTTATGGCTTCTGCTTGTCAATTGGGTTCATTTCGACACAAAGGCCGTTCAGACAGACACAATGAAATGGGTTTCGATTATTACTGCAGGCGGGCTTATG is a window encoding:
- the alr gene encoding alanine racemase codes for the protein MACSDTFFRPDLRASIDSRRLTGNVNQLRGLTPADNKFCAVVKANAYGHGIREVANLLKDEDVDFFAVASIFEAVYIKPLISRQNILVFEPLNICTPAKYIDFACRNDVHWAICSLEAAKRASQLAGGKKLKLHINIETGMGRLGLEPTQAEELINFIADSPKLELAGIYTHFATADEDDLSFAYEQLENFKRFIKTNQNFLDENVIRHAANSAACIKIPESHFDMVRCGISMYGYFSRSQRHAPVNLSPVMKLEAPIVHIKKLPAGRSVSYGRSYFTKRETATAIIPSGYADGYSRLYSNNAFVRIGEKFAPVIGRVCMDQIMADVTDIPEAKVGQFAVIIDNDQSSPAGAYCLANASNTICYEILISVHEHVRRTVI
- a CDS encoding type IV pilus twitching motility protein PilT, coding for MTKGQPIDSHRSVNHNPKINKFFKTVISYKASDLHLKVGLPPKMRIDGVLKKMKADVITEETMEDLIFDLLTEEQKKFFLKRGSIDFAHALTEIDRFRVNVFRQKGYIGLVARRIDSNIPPFEKLNLPPIIRDIAEYPTGLVLVVGPTGSGKSTTIASMIDKINRERACHIVTVEDPIEYVHQDRKANVNQREVGIDCVDFKDALRSLMRQDPDVVLVGEIRDVETLEAAMQAAETGHLVFGTLHAASASQTIQRILDMFPQEERELARQTFALTIRGIIAQMLLPSIDPKVKRVPALEIMVANPSVRKLLKEEREDDIPSVIRSSQNEGMQDLTESLRILIEKELIDLDNALVYAPNKEELRMAIKGIRANSSAIL